The genomic stretch ggccagcactcctgcaaggggcagcactcctgcacagggcagctctcctgcacggggcagctctcctgcacggggcagcactcctgcacggggcagcactcctacatggggcagctctcctgcatggggcagcactcctgcaaggggcagcactcctgcaaggggtagcactcctgcaaggggcagcgctcctgcacggggcagcgctcctgcacgggccagcactcctgcaaggggcagcactcctgcacggggcagcgctcctgcacgggccagcactcctgcaaggggcagcactcctgcacggggcagctctcctgcatggggcagaaCTCCTGcaaggggcagcactcctgcatggggcagctctcctgcatggggcagcactcctgcaaggggcagcactcctgcataggccagctctcctgcatggggcagcactcctgcaaggggcagcactcctgcataggccagctctcctgcatgggccagcactcctgcaagggccagctctccgcttaggtcggctcaccacgtgggccagcttgccttcaccatgaggccctgggaatcgaaccctggacctcctaagttgtagacaggagtccagttgcttgagccgtatctgcttccctcagccaATTTTAATGAACAAAAAATCCTGGGTATACTAAGCATCTCGTCTGCTCCTCTTCTTCTCCGTGGTCTTCAGCGCTTGCGTCCTGGGGAGCGCTGGTCTGTGGCCAGGCAGGACGTGCTCGTGGGGGCGGCCTGGCATGGGCCCCGCACACACTGGCCGCCCCAGCGCCTCCTGTGCGCCTGCTCAGGGGCCATCCCTAACCGCCATGCAAGGGGCTGCCCCTGCAGCTCGTGACTCTCCCTCTGCCCCAGGTGAGGGCCAAGGGCCGTAAGACCCTGCTTCGGGCACTCAGAGCCAGCCTGGCTGAGCTCACCTGGACAGGGCTGGCCAGTGGGAACGGCGCAGCGGCGGAGGAGACGGGCGGGCGTGCCTTCCTCAGCGTCCCCTGTGCAGCTGCAGTCAGCGTCCCTCAGCATCCTGGGGTGTGGCTGTGGGGCCAGGCAAGAGCCAAGGCTCCAGGGGTGGGGGCCACGCAGTGCCCAGCAGCCAGGCCCCTCACCCCAAGGACGGCCACCACCAGCCCACTGGAGCAGGTCTGGCCGAGGCCTTGGGTGGGGGCTCCAGTTTGGCCGGTGGCGTCCTTAGCTCCAGGCCATCGGTCCGAGGGCCCAGCCTGTTGCACAGCCCCCTCCGGGATGCCCAAGCCCAGTGCTGGAGCCACTCCGGGCGCCACCAGGGCTGCTGCCAGCAGCAACAGGGTCTATGGAGGAGCCCTGGCCCCAGGGCGCTGGCCGCCGCCTAGGGCCTGGACACTCTGCGTCCAGGGTGGCAGCTGCGTGCTGCACCGCCCTGCTGCAGGACAAGGCCCTCGGGGTGGTGGGGTCTCCGGTTAGGGCTCCCTTCTCCTGCCGTGCTCTCTCTGATCTGTTTTCTGCTCACCCGCACCCCAGCTCTTTGGATCCGGGGACCTGCGTCACCCCTTGCTGGACTCCACGCCCACCAAGGCCACAGCAGGGTATGCGGGTGGTGGCCGCCAAGGGGCGGAagggccagggctggggtggCGCCGGGCTGCAGCCCTCAGCACCGCGTCCGAGGGTGCCCGGCGTGGGCCTGCAGTGCCTCGCGGATGCCCCGCTGCCAGTCTCGTGCCAGCTGCACCGGGGTCAGCGACGCCTGGGGACCAGGAGGCGGGTCAGCCCTTCCCATGGAGAAGCCCCCATGCCCTGCGGTGGCCCCACACTGCTGCCCGTCCGGCTCCCCCCACGCCCACACTGCCTGCCTAGCCCCGCCCCACTTGTACGCTCAGCTCCGCCTCGCCTGCACGCCCGTCTCGTCTCGTCCCGCCCGTCTCGTCCTGCAGCCCGTTTACCCGGCCCTGCCCTCATGCCCCGATGGGCCAGCCCTGCCCCGCGTCCCGCTCGGCCCGCTCCTCCTACACGCCCTGCGTCTTGCACGCCCAGCCCTGCGTCCTGCACGCCCAGCCCCGCGTCCTGCACGCCCAGCCCCGCCTGCACGTCCTGCATCCTGCACGCCCAGCCCCACCTGCACGCCCTGCACACCCGCATGCCCAGCCCCGCCTGCATGCCCTGTGTCCCGCCTGCCCCGTCCCGCACGCCCAGCCCCGCCTGCACGCCCCCCCGCATCCTGCACGCCCAGCCCCGCCTGCACGCCAGCATGCCCAGCCGTGCCTGCACGCCCCGTGTCCCGCCTGCCCCGTCCCGCACGCCCAGCCCCGCCTGCACGCACCGTGTTGCGCACGCCCAGCCCGGCCCCGTAGAGCAGCAGCAGCTTGGTGGCTCTGTGGTGCCCGAGCCGCACGGCTTCGTGGAGCGCCGTGTCCCCCTCCTGTGGAGACAGCGCCGGCGCTGGCAGGCCGCCCCGCCCTCCCTTGTCGtccgtgtcccccccccccccacccgccccgcaGGGGCTCACAAGGGGAGGGTCTGTCAGCCCCACCTGCCCGGGGACGCACCCCGCCCCGCGCCCTCAGCAAGGCCCCGCACCGGCCCACCTCGTCCTGCGCGTCGATGCGGGCTCCGCACGCGATCAGATGCTCCAGGCATTCGCAGTGCCCGGTGCGCGCGGCCACGTGGAGGGGGGTGCTCCGGATCTGAGCGTGGGGAGAACGTGGGTCCAGGGCGGCCACCGCAGCCCCGAAGGCTGGGCCCGGGCGGGTGCCGAGGCGCGCGCCCTCACCTTGTCGCGCGCGTCGACCTGGGCGCCCCGGTTCAGCAGCAGTTTCAGGATGTCCAGGTGGCCCCCGCGGCAGGCCCAGAACACAGGGGTCCTGTCCAGCTGCAGGGCAAAGCGCCAGGGCAGCGGGCTGCTCCGCGGTGGGGACCCGCCTCCCGCGTGGGGTCCGCGCCCGGGGGGCGCAGCAGGCCGGGTGCAGGGTGCGGGCAGGGCTGTCCTACCAGGTCGCGTGCGTCCGTGTCGGCGCCCGCCTCCAGCAGCCTGCGCGCGAGCTGGCCGTGGCCTCGCAGGCAGGCCCAGTGCAAGGCCGTGCGGTGCAGCTGGGTGGACAGGGCCAATGAGGCACGGCGCCCGCGGGTGCCCCCAGCGCCGAGGCCCCGCCACCCCGACCCCGTACCTTGTCATGAGCGTTGGGGTCCCCTCCGTCCTCCAGGTACTTGCTGGCCACGGCCTCCTGGTTCTCAGCGGCCGCCTTGAGGAACGTCTCCAGGTCCACAGGTTCCAGCGGGGCCTGGGGCTGCGGCTGGGTGCGTCGAAGGACAAGACACGATCGTTCTCCCAAAACCGCAGCGGCCGCGGCACCCCAGTCACCAGCCCAGCCCGGGCTTCCTGCGCAGCTGCGGCCCCGTGCGCTGCTGGCTCCTTAGCACCCCGCTGGAAGGCCCCCCAAGCTCCTGCGTGGGCACACCCGGCGCCCGTCCCTACCCGCCCGTCCCTCACCTTGATCGGGGGCTCGGCGTCCCTCGGGGGGGCCCTGCGTTTGAGTCTCTTCTCCCTCCGTCTCTGCACCAGGAGCTGCAGGTCGGTCTGCAGGCTGAGCCTGGCACCTTGGCACCTTTCCAGCTGGGGCAGGAGAGGCGGGGGACA from Dasypus novemcinctus isolate mDasNov1 chromosome 17, mDasNov1.1.hap2, whole genome shotgun sequence encodes the following:
- the ANKRD23 gene encoding ankyrin repeat domain-containing protein 23 — encoded protein: MEAVSVRQLVCGEGGGSKVLELGQAPAPGGWPSAWRRVAQEAVAREQRRAEEERKKLERCQGARLSLQTDLQLLVQRRREKRLKRRAPPRDAEPPIKPQPQAPLEPVDLETFLKAAAENQEAVASKYLEDGGDPNAHDKLHRTALHWACLRGHGQLARRLLEAGADTDARDLLDRTPVFWACRGGHLDILKLLLNRGAQVDARDKIRSTPLHVAARTGHCECLEHLIACGARIDAQDEEGDTALHEAVRLGHHRATKLLLLYGAGLGVRNTASLTPVQLARDWQRGIREALQAHAGHPRTRC